The window TGCATCGCCGGCATCGAGGTGAACCGGGAGGTGGTGGACGGGTACGTGCGCCATTCCATCGGTGTGATCACCGCGCTGGTGCCGGTGATCGGGTACGCCGCCGCGACCGATGTGGCCAGCGAGGCACTGTCCACGGGGCGGCCGGTGGCTGACCTGGTGCTGGAGAGGGGCCTGCTCGACGAGCGGCGACTGGCGGGGCTGCTGTCCCCGGCCTCGATGACCCGGCCGGTGCGCCCCACGGCCACCGGCACCATCCCGGCGCTCACGGTCGAGGAGGAGCCCCCGGCTGCCGAGGAGCGGACCGCCGAGGACGAGGAGCGGACCCACGAGAGCTGACTGACTACTCGTCGGCCTCTTCCTGCTTGCCGCGCATCACGAGCTTCGGATCCGGCTCGCCCACCACGTCGTGGTCCTTGCCCTCGTACTCGAACTGGGACAGGAAGTACCGCATGGCGTTCAGCCGGGCGCGCTTCTTGTCGTTGGAGCGGATGATGGTCCACGGCGCGTACTTCTTGTCCGTGCGGCGGAACATCTCCAGCTTGGCCTCGGTGTACGCGTCCCAGCGGTCCAGGGACTCCAGGTCCATCGGGGACAGCTTCCAGCGGCGCACCGGGTCCAGCTGACGGATCGCGAAGCGGGTGCGCTGCTCCTTCTGGGACACGGAGAACCAGAACTTGGTGACGTGGATGCCGGAGTCCACCAGCATCCGCTCGAAGTACGGCACCTGGTTCATGAATGTCTCGTACTGCTCCGGGGAGGCGAAGCCCATCACCCGCTCCACACCGGCACGGTTGTA is drawn from Brachybacterium muris and contains these coding sequences:
- the ppk2 gene encoding polyphosphate kinase 2: MKIPDNQSLREYIEHLRDEGYSVTDGHTPDPDLIDPQGNPVYTWQEGYPYETRMDRDEYELEKYRLQVELLKYQYWLEDNDQKAIIIFEGRDAAGKGGTIKRFTEHLNPRTARVVALNKPSDRERGQWYFQRYIQHLPTAGEMVLFDRSWYNRAGVERVMGFASPEQYETFMNQVPYFERMLVDSGIHVTKFWFSVSQKEQRTRFAIRQLDPVRRWKLSPMDLESLDRWDAYTEAKLEMFRRTDKKYAPWTIIRSNDKKRARLNAMRYFLSQFEYEGKDHDVVGEPDPKLVMRGKQEEADE